A region of the Mus caroli chromosome 7, CAROLI_EIJ_v1.1, whole genome shotgun sequence genome:
CCTCTTGCCCCAGGGGTGGGGCATAAAGCCCAGAGCATCACAGGGCGGGCCCCTCCCAGCTGGATGGAGGTGGTAGGAAGGCTGGTGGCTCAGGCACTAGTTGGAGGAGGTGCAGGCCCCCAACTCGGGGGCTCTCAGTGCACCCCACTTCATCGCTTTCTACTGTGCTCCCATGCCCCGCCCCCGCCTCCCCGCTCACCCTggtcctccctttcctctctaggTCCTCCTAGTTCCCTGGTTAGGCTCTATTCTGACCTCTTCCACCTGTGCgtctttctcctgcctccccctttctctgttcTTCTAGTTACCGGCCAAGGTCTCccaggttttttgggttttttttctcctcGATCCCTCCACCCGCTCGCGGCCCCTGCAAACTcacacacccccacaccaccCTGCTCGCAGCACAGTCACGACGCTTTCAGGCGGTGGCCTCGAACTAGCCCCTTGgcctctcttctctttgctcGTTGGGACCTCCCTCGCAGGTCCGCGGCTTTGGCCACCCCTAAACCTTTCCCCCGCCGTCTCACCAGGAAACCAGCCCTAACTCGCCAGGGCgcgtctctctgtctgcctccccttCCCGGCCCCGCCCCGGCTCCTCCCGGCCCCAAGGGCCCTCCCGCCTCCTCCCCGCCCGCCCGCCCCTCCAGACTCGCAGCGCGGGCTGGGCCGGCAGCTTGAGGACGCACAGCTGCTGCGAGGAGGGAGTCCGGGCAGGGCTTGACCCGAGGACCCCCAGAGCTGGCGGAGGCTGGACCCGGAGGTACCTGGGGCCCCAGGCCCTGGGGTGGGGTTACTGGAGGAGGTAGGTAGGCTTCCAAGAAGGTAAAAAGGAGTTTCCCCGGGAAGCTGGGACTCCTGAAGAGACAGAGGAATGAGGGAAGGGGAGTAGGAAGAGCCGTTGGAGCGACGCTGCAAATAGATATAACACCTTGACtgcaggaaaggaaagaatggggGGTCGAGGGGAGGCGGTGTTCAGTCTAGGATAACGTTAAGTTGGGTACTGTAGTTCAGTCTGCCTAGGGTCAGGGTCTCAGAAACCATTAACGGAACTGGGTAAGACCTAGGCTGCTTGCCTGGGCTTCGCTGGGCCGTCTTTGGAGATCCACCCTGCACCCTAAAGACTTCTGTGGCTCCTTGTGACTCTTGCAGCCCCACTGGTGGCCCTTTCCCTGGGCCGGGTCATGCGTTGCCGCAAGTGCCAGCTCTGCCTGTCAGCACTGCTCACACTCCTGGGCCTCAAAGTATACATCGAGTGGACATCCGAGTCCTGGCTTAAAAAGGCTGAACCCCGGGGTGCTCTGCCCAGTCCCACACCACCCAATGCTGAGCCCACTCTGCCCACCAACCTCTCAGCACGCCTGGGTCAGACTGGCCCACTGTCCTCTGCTTACTGGAACCAGCAGCAGCGGCAGCTGGGAGTCCTGCCCAGTACGGACTGTCAGACTTGGGGGACTGTTGCTGCCTCGGAGATCTTGGACTTCATCATGTACCCCCAGGAGCTTCGGCGCTTCTTGCTGTCGGCAGCCTGTAGGAGCTTCCCACTatggctgcctgcagaaggcaGCCCTGTGGCCAGCTGCTCTGATAAGGATGTACCCTACTTGCTACTGGCTGTCAAATCAGAACCAGGACACTTTGCAGCACGGCAGGCTGTGAGGGAGACCTGGGGCAGCCCAGTTGCTGGGACCCGGTTGCTCTTCCTGCTGGGGTCCCCCCTAGGAATGGGGGGGCCTGACTTAAGATCACTGGTGACGTGGGAAAGCCGGCGCTATGGTGACCTACTGCTCTGGGACTTCCTGGATGTTCCCTACAACCGGACACTCAAAgacctgctgctgctgacctggctgagccaccactgccccgaTGTCAATTTTGTCCTGCAGGTTCAGGATGACGCCTTTGTGCACATCCCAGCCCTGCTGGAGCACCTGCAGACTCTGCCACCCACCTGGGCCCGCAGCCTATACCTGGGTGAAATCTTCACCCAGGCCAAACCGCTCCGCAAGCCTGGAGGACCCTTCTATGTGCCGAAGACCTTCTTTGAAGGTGACTACCCAGCCTATGCGAGTGGAGGTGGCTATGTCATCTCAGGACGCCTGGCACCCTGGCTGCTGCAGGCGGCAGCTCGCGTGGCACCCTTCCCCTTTGATGATGTCTACACTGGCTTCTGCTTCCGTGCCCTGGGCTTAGCACCCCGTGCCCATCCAGGCTTCCTCACAGCCTGGCCAGCAGAACGTACCAGGGACCCCTGCGCCGTGCGAGGCCTGCTCCTGGTGCATCCAGTCAGCCCCCAGGACACCATTTGGCTCTGGAGACATCTGTGGGTCCCAGAGCTCCAGTGCTGATCCTCAGAGACaagctggggttggggtgggggtgctgacCTGGCCTGAGTCTCTCCTAAACCCTTCCTAACCAAGGTGGCAGACTATGTTTATCTACTTATGGTTTTGAAAAATGTGTCCTTCCTACTCCAAGGCCAGGAGCTATTTCTTCCGTGGGACCCCTGCAGGGAAGGCAGATGCTGCTGCCCCTCTACCCTCACCCAGCCTAGCCTGGCAGGTTCCAGGGGGCATCCTGGACACTTCATTGGACATCATGCATCTACCAGGTCATGGAGGGCTCTCTCTGGAGGGGCCACATGCCAAGGCTGCCCTCTAGCCTAGGAACATTTATAGAAGTAGATATTTCCAAGTCTTTCTGCCTAAGAAGCCAGGATGTCCCCAAAGGCTGGTGTGGTGCTATATATATACTCTATAGTCCCAGAACTAGAAGCTAAAGCAATATCACAAGTCCCGGGAAGTTACTGTgtagatacacaaacacacaacagcACTCCAAACCAAATCAGCCATGCTgggctctctcctcccctccacatacacaccccagcccccaaacttgaggaaacagagacagaggaagcagagTCAAAGGCAGAGCTGTGGTTTACTTACTCTGCCAAGCAGCTATTTCTCTGGGCAAGCCCAGGGCCACCCTGCCCAGAGGGTCTTCCCTGGCCCTGGTCCCTTCCCATCCCTAAAAGGCACTGTAACAGGTGAAGGGAGTGATGGAGCCGCAGCAATGGCTGCAAACATGGTGCCCCAGTGAAGTAGCCTGGGGGAGCAGGAACAGGAGCAGAAGTCACCCCATGACAGGCTGGAATGCCACCCTGGCTGCTCAGCATGTTCGCACTGCTGACTAGCACAGGGGGTAGCATCCACTCAGAGCAGGACCCCCTCGTGCTGGCTAGGGCCTCACTTGTCAAAGTGGTCCAGGGGGTAGTGCTCCCCGTAAGTCTGCAGGTGCCGTGCCAGCGACTCCTGCTGCCTGCGGAGCTGGGCGGGCATCTCCTGGTACACATCGGAGAAGAGGAGGCTTGGGTTCGGCTTTAGCTTCCGCTCAGCCTGCTCAAAGGCTTCCATGACCTGGGAGACATGAGGGCGTAAGTGGCTGTCCCCTTCACCCTGCCCTCTTCCAACCACAAGCCACAGCCCAGCCTCACCCCTCTGAGGCCTCAGACTGGTGTTAATAAACATTCCAGATCCTAGCCTGCAGGGACCTGGCCCTGCACTGTCAGCTCAACTCTGCAATGGAGGGAACAGGAGTGGAGGgcaggatgcagagaaaggaaaggattcCTCAGGGTGACAGAGTCAGAGCTGAGCGAGTGACCACGGTGCTGCAgcctgaggccagaccaggcctGTTCTAAGTGCACAGAGGGTGACATTAGCTCCAGCCCAGGTAGGACACACCACTTTACATGGACTGAGTTATGAAGTAGATACCCCAGGAACATGACTTGCCTGGGTTCCACTGTAAGAGTCACTGAGGCCATATGGTCCAGGTGGCTTAGCTCTATGAGCCACGCATGAGGACAAGGCTTGTCTGGGTCAGTGTGAATACCCAGGTCCCATATTCCTGTTCTCCCAGAGATCTCGCTGTGCAGAAGCCAGCAGGGCACACCCTGGGGCTCCAATAGGCCCTCACCTTCTTTCGTGACTGCTTCCGCCAGGCCTTCTCCTGTTCCTCATCCCACCAACCCTGGTTCAGCAGGTACTGCCTCAGCCTCGAGATTGGGTGGTCCTGCTTGTCCCAGTAATTGACCTCGTCCACCGAACGGTACGCCGAGCTGTCGTCACTGGTGCTGTGGTGGCCAATCCTGCTCAGGGGAGGAGTTGTGGATCAGCCGGGGGGCGGGGTGTCAGAAAAGGACACAGGAGTGATGTGGTACAAGGAAGGGAGTGCGCGTGGGGCGACCAGGCCACAGGTGGGGGGTGCTGACAGAGCTCGTCAGACCTGTGAGCTGCAGGGATGGAAGGGAGACAGGCACCTGTAGGTCATGGCCTCAATGAGGAAGGGCTGGTTCTCAGCCACAGCCCGACGTCGGGCCTCCTTAGTGGCGTTGTACACAGCAAACACATCGTTGCCGTCCACACGGATTGACATGATGCCATACCCAGGGCCCCGAGCGGCTGCAGGACAGAGAGGATGCCagtcagggaagagaagaaaggggaagaggagagtgaAGGGTGTGCTCTGCTCATTGCCCTCTGTGCCCTCACTGTCAGACACCATCAGGGAGAGAACAGGAAGGAGGGCAGTGAGAGAAGGGCCCTTACCTATGCCATCCCCACGGTACTGCTCAGAGGTTGGTGTGGAGATGGCATAGCCATTGTTCCGGCAGAAGAAGATGATGGGACACTCCAGGGTGGCAGCGAAATTGAAACCGGCGTGGGCATCCCCTTCACTGGCTGCCCCCTCACCAAAATAACAGATCACAATCCGGTTGGCATTGGCCCGCTTGGCAGCATAGGCTGCCCCTACCGCTGCACAGGGACACAGATGAGAGAGTGTGAGTAGGAAtaaccctgcccctccctccctctctctgtctctgtttctctcacacacacacacacacacatacacacacacacacacacacacaccacacgcgtGCGGACTCAGAAAGTTGTCTCCAGGTACCTAGGGTGTGACCCCTGACTCCTGTCTGTCACGCTTACATGTACACCAGCCACCTTCAGAGGACAGCCAAATCTGGACCTTCCACACCAGGGCCAAGCCGCAGCCAGGGGACTCTTAAGTGTGAGTCTGGCAGACTCCTTCCTAACTCTGGGCTCTTCAGGCCACTGTGGGCCAAGTCCTTGCAATAGGAAAGGCCACTAGGCCCCGAGTGCTCAGTACTCCCCACTCTTAGTCCCTTGGTCTAGTCACAACTAAACACACGATTGCCTCAAGGTGCCCACACAGCTCCCTTCCACACTACTTCCAGTCTGCCTTTCAATCACTTGTGATGCCCCTGCTACTGCCCCCTAGACATGGCTCTGTGCTGCCTTTCCTGTCACCTGCACGAAGCACTCCAGGTACCATCTCTTCACACTCTTCCCTGATGCTCTCCCCCAAGACAACATCAGTATCAACAGGGTTgacatttttttgtcttattcagaAAGCCTAGGGTGACACCTGGCATACATTTGCTGAATAAGGGACTCTGGTACACCATAATAAACAGCTCTGCTTCCCACattctcccaggaggtctgcagaCACACAAGCCACACAAGCCACACACCCAGACTGGTTCAACAGCAGGGCTACACCGAGACACACGCCTCCTATCAGATTCTGGGCCCAGGAGGCCATAAGAGAGCCAATCCTtggtctgtgtgctgtgtgggcACAGGCCCAGCACCCTGGTAGTCTCGGTAGCATGCGGGAGCCATCAGGCACCCCAGCTCTGGGAAGTCCACTTGAGGTCCAGCTCTGAGGTCAAAGCTAGCCAGGGCAGGGTAGAACGTGGTCTCTGCAGTCACAAGTACCCATGAGTAAGTTCCTGCCCTCCTCCCTACCTCAAGTCCCTAGTAAGTCACTTCCTTCTTCAGCTTCAATTTCCTGGTCTTTGCAACAGGGATAATTGTACATGCTAGGTCTATCCCCCAACCACCGACAGTGTCATTAGACAGTCTTGAGTATGGCAACAACACAATGCCTAACCATGGTGGCTTGGGCAGGAGGAGTCTGGGAAGTTCAGTAGGGTCATGATGACCCAAGGCTGCTTGATGAGGTGAGACACCACAGAGCCCTCCTCTGAGAGGTCCCTGTATACAGGCCAGGCTCTAATGGTTCTACTCAACTAGCAGGCAGGAGGCCTGGGCCCACAGAGAGCTAGGCCACAGGTATTGCATGCGTAAGGCTCAGAGTACAGGTCCTCACCCTGAGGGATCTGCGTGGCCAGTGGAGAGGAAATGGTGACGAAGTGTCGTTCCTTGCAGCCGTAGTGAACTGGCATCTGGCGTCCCTTGCCTGGATCATTCACGTTGCCGTAGCACTGGGACATGAACAGCTCCAGCGGGTAGTCCCGGTACATGAGCACACCTGGCAGGAGGAGGCAGCTGTGAGTGTGATGAGCAGTGCAGTGGGGAGGACCATCAGGCTAATGCTGTGGACCACCTGGGACCAGCTCCGTCCTCCCCAGGGCTTCTACCGAGAAGGCAGTAGCCAGGTCAGTATGGTAGGGCAGGCCTTTGagcccagcactttggaggctaaggcaggaggactgcaagcCAGAAgtaagccagggctacagagaagataatgttttcaattaaaagatttattaagggctggtgagatggctcagtgggtaagagcacccgactgctcttccaaaggtccagagttcaaatcccagcaaccacatggtggctcacaaccatctgtaatgagatctggcgccctcttctggagtgtctgaagacagctacagtgtacttacatataataaaNAAANAAANcttaaaaaaaaaaaaaaaagatttactaaGACTGTAGAAGGTGGCGAACTCAGGGGGTCATAGGCCAGGCAGGTCCCATAGATATGACCTATCTCAGGAGAGACTTGTTTGACCAGATAATCCTTCGTGGTAACTCTCAGCAAGGGGAGAGTGGTTTATGTTAGCACCATCCCTGACACTCGTCTTTGAAGGGGTATAACTGAACTTCGTGTATGACAGGGCTGTCCTGCACAGGAAGTAGCAGCAAGGTCTTTATAAATATCTGATTTCAGCCTGCAGGGTACATGGTCAGTGCGAGAAGACGCACTAGACCATCACTCTACAAGTGGCTTTTCAGAAACTACTTGATAATTTCATCCATGAACATGAGATGTTTAAGTGAcgcccccacccctcaccctgaTCCCCACCTCCAATCTTTTGGGAACACCCTCTGTTCTCCTCCAGACTTcatgtagttttctttttcttcattttttaattaataactcactggccaggcatggtggcgcaagcctttaatcccagcacctgggagtcagagacagatctcagagagtttaaggccagcctggtctgcactgTGAGCCACTAAGTCCCTGTGTGGCTGCCCCTGTGTTCACAGATACAGGGAGCCATCCAATGGCCTAAGGGCCACAACACTGAGGGAATGTGGCTCTCCTTCCCTTGGGGCTGTCAAcaccctcctttcccttctttttttaatagcgCTAGACATGGAACCAAGGGCCTCAGGCAGGCGTGCCAgcaaatattctaccactgaTACAGCTCCAGCCCAAGGCCTTCTTCCCTTGAGAAACTGTGAGATTTGTGTCTTGAACTAATCCACCTCCACTTGTACCGACAGCAAAGTCCATATctattcacagaaataaaaccttttcttcaaataaaagcCCTGGGGGAAGTCTCTAGGACACGCCTGAGACCTGTGCCAGAGCGAAGGAGGCCCCAAGGAGTCCATgaaggtgactctagctgagTCTCATAGCAGTAGAGGATATGGATTCTGAAgtggacccccagtggagggataagcgcacaaacccacccacaaaacctgaCCCAAAATGTGTCATGCCTGCAAGatgttcagggacaaagatggagcagagacagaggatatggccaaccaataactgcccCAAATTGAGTTGCATCCcttgggcaagaaccaatccctggaATTATTAATGGTGCTCTGCTATGTTTCCAGACAGGAGCATAGTCTGGCTGTCATCTGAAAGGCTCTACCTAGCAGCAGACTGAAACAGATgaagacacccacagccaaacattagatggagctcagggagtcttgtggaagggatccgaagaggacagggactccacaggaagaccaacagagacaaCTAATCTGGACACATgttgcagatgtgcagcttggtcttcttgcaGGAACCCAAACAACTGGAGTCGGGGCTgaccctgaatctgttgcctgtctgtggatcctgttcccctaattgggctgccttgtctggccgtagtgggagaggatgtgggaTGATACCCTGGAGTGACCTCCCCCTTTTCAGagatgaaggggagggggagaagattGTGAGGGGGGAaatgggaggaggggggaagcctgatattgggatataaaatgaatgaatgaattaatgggGGAAAAAGCCCTGCTGGATGGATGTTAGATCACCATCAAAGGCAAATTGCATCTATGTGCAAGTCAGAGGACTGGATGGGTCTGTGANNNNNNNNNNNNNNNNNNNNNNNNNNNNNNNNNNNNNNNNNNNNNNNNNNNNNNNNNNNNNNNNNNNNNNNNNNNNNNNNNNNNNNNNNNNNNNNNNNNNNNNNNNNNNNNNNNNNNNNNNNNNNNNNNNNNNNNNNNNNNNNNNNNNNNNNNNNNNNNNNNNNNNNNNNNNNNNNNNNNNNNNNNNNNNNNNNNNNNNNNNNNNNNNNNNNNNNNNNNNNNNNNNNNNNNNNNNNNNNNNNNNNNNNNNNNNNNNNNNNNNNNNNNNNNNNNNNNNNNNNNNNNNNNNNNNNNNNNNNNNNNNNNNNNNNNNNNNNNNNNNNNNNNNNNNNNNNNNNNNNNNNNNNNNNNNNNNNNNNNNNNNNNNNNNNNNNNNNNNNNNNNNNNNNNNNNNNNNNNNNNNNNNNNNNNNNNNNNNNNNNNNNNNNNNNNNNNNNNNNNNNNNNNNNNNNNNNNNNNNNNNNNNNNNNNNNNNNNNNNNNNNNNNNNNNNNNNNNNNNNNNNNNNNNNNNNNNNNNNNNNNNNNNNNNNNNNNNNNNNNNNNNNNNNNNNNNNNNNNNNNNNNNNNNNNNNNNNNNNNNNNNNNNNNNNNNNNNNNNNNNNNNNNNNNNNNNNNNNNNNNNNNNNNNNNNNNNNNNNNNNNNNNNNNNNNNNNNNNNNNNNNNNNNNNNNNNNNNNNNNNNNNNNNNNNNNNNNNNNNNNNNNNNNNNNNNNNNNNNNNNNNNNNNNNNNNNNNNNNNNNNNNNNNNNNNNNNNNNNNNNNNNNNNNNNNNNNNNNNNNNNNNNNNNNNNNNNNNNNNNNNNNNNNNNNNNNNNNNNNNNNNNNNNNNNNNNNNNNNNNNNNNNNNNNNNNNNNNNNNNNNgctggcctcgaactcagaaatccgcctgcctctgcctcccgagtgctgggattaaaggcgtgcgccaccacgcccggctcatgatTGTTTCTTAAGGCAGGCCCCActtggtagccctggctgtcctggaactcactatgtggatgaggctgcctctacctctcaactgctgggattaaaggtgtccaccaccacacccagcaagccTGGATTTTCTATGTatgtaggcaaggctggccttgaatttgtggcaatcctcctgcctctgcttccgcaCATGCCACCAAGCCTTGGCCTTCATAGTCATCTGTCAGATGTCTTTGGATGGGCACAAAAAAATTCCAAAAGGCCTTGCTATGCTGCATAGACAATGCTGGAGGAGGAACTCTGGCAGAGGAGGGGTGCGCCTGCCTTGAGACTTCCCACAAACTCAAAAGGCCCAGGCACTGGGGCTTCTACATGACAGTCACCACAAAGGGGCAGAAAGaaggtgctcacacacacagtcccaggctggggtggggctccttggtaaagtgcctgcctggtatgtgtgaggccctgggctccatctccaccaccacccaacaTAAACAAATCTGACAGCCCAGCCGAGGCTATGCACAGCACCCAGGCAGATCTAACCTGCACCAGGAAGCTGCCAGTCTCATGGGAATCAGTGCTTTGCCTCAGCACCTGCTGCTGCTTCACAGCCGTGAACAAACACCACTCCCTGTCACCACCACAGCTGGGAGGGCAGCCAGAGTGACAGAGAGGGCTGATACTGGGTCAGACTTCAGGGAAGAGGAACCCTGCTCCCTGGGAGGCAGATGGCCTGGATTGCAGGACCTCATTCTCCCTGCTGATTGCCTGGCTCTCACAGTTAACAAGGACAACTGCCTCACGAGTGGGCTAGGAAAGGGACCTCCACACGCCACCCAAACCAGGCCAGCCCTGGCTCCAAAGTGCCCACACTCTGCAGCAAGAGGACAAGACAGAGTCCTCTGATGCAGTTGGAGACTTGGCCTTCCAGAAACCAGTAGGGGCCACCTGCTGCTTTGGagacctctcctctcctctcctctcctctcctctcctctcctcacgtCACAGTGGCTTGTTTTTTGACACCCTCtggccatgtagcccaggctagtctcagacttgtagtcttcctgccttggctccctgagaactggggttacaagcatgtgctATTGTGCCAGGCCTCTCCACCTCCCAGTGTCAAGTAAGAGATGGGTCCTCCCCTGTCCTGTCGCCTCCACACAGGCGAGAGCTGACGGGTCCCCAGTGCCATGGAAACCTGGCTTTCCTTGCTGGTAATGCCAAGTGTCACCGTCACAGACTGTATGTCCAAACCCCGTCCAAGACTGGTCAGGGCTGGTCTGGCTCTAGACTGGATGCCCAGCTTATCCAAGGCGGCCTCTGGACAGTCATCCTGGCCACCCCACTTCTGAAAAGAGGTCCCTGGGAAAGGCTCCGATGACAAGGGCCTCTAACTCCAAGTGCTCATCCCTGTGCTGGCTTTATGCCAGCTGCCTGTGACCTTTCAGCAGTCAGTAGGGCTACAGCATGACCAAGCAACTTGCCTAAGATGTGGCGGGCGTAATAAGGCTCAGGATTTGCCGGGCTGATACTGCCGGGGCGCCTTCCTTTCTGGACCCCAAACAAACACATCCCTGGCTCAGTAGGCCTCTCTCCTGGCCCTCACTGATTGACTAGTTAGGGGCTATGCTGCCACACCCCGTCCCCAGCTCGAAAAGAGCTTTTCGCCTTACTCTCTGCTCCCGGCTTTCCTCTGTATCCATCTCCCttgtcaaaagaagaaagaaaagagactgagATCCACACTGCGCTCaacacagcttctgcttcctggggaATACAGCACCCTGGGAGAGTCCAGAAGTGCCCTGCCCTGGGTAGACAGGTGTCCACAGAGAAAGTCATGCCTTAAGCCAGGCCTGGCCCCGGGTCCTACTACCAGCCGCTCACTTCAGGCGCCTCCTCATTGCCACCTCGGAGCTGAGCAGACGGTGGCTCAGAGAGGGCTGAGGTGCCACCTCACACTGCGTGGCTCTGGGAGAGGCCTGCCTTGTCACAGCCTCACCTGCCCGCTTTTCATGCTGGTTCTTGGGCACCGCCCCCCCAGGCCTTCACAGCACCATGCTGTGGGGCTCAATGGAGACCCCAGAGAAAACTACCAA
Encoded here:
- the B3gnt8 gene encoding UDP-GlcNAc:betaGal beta-1,3-N-acetylglucosaminyltransferase 8, with the translated sequence MRCRKCQLCLSALLTLLGLKVYIEWTSESWLKKAEPRGALPSPTPPNAEPTLPTNLSARLGQTGPLSSAYWNQQQRQLGVLPSTDCQTWGTVAASEILDFIMYPQELRRFLLSAACRSFPLWLPAEGSPVASCSDKDVPYLLLAVKSEPGHFAARQAVRETWGSPVAGTRLLFLLGSPLGMGGPDLRSLVTWESRRYGDLLLWDFLDVPYNRTLKDLLLLTWLSHHCPDVNFVLQVQDDAFVHIPALLEHLQTLPPTWARSLYLGEIFTQAKPLRKPGGPFYVPKTFFEGDYPAYASGGGYVISGRLAPWLLQAAARVAPFPFDDVYTGFCFRALGLAPRAHPGFLTAWPAERTRDPCAVRGLLLVHPVSPQDTIWLWRHLWVPELQC
- the Bckdha gene encoding 2-oxoisovalerate dehydrogenase subunit alpha, mitochondrial, coding for MAIVMSAAKIWRPSRGLGQAARLLLGRSGVRGLARSHPSRQQQQQFPSLDDKPQFPGASAEFVDKLEFIQPNVISGIPIYRVMDRQGQIINASEDPHLPQEEVLKFYRSMTLLNTMDRILYESQRQGRISFYMTNYGEEGTHVGSAAALERTDLVFGQYREAGVLMYRDYPLELFMSQCYGNVNDPGKGRQMPVHYGCKERHFVTISSPLATQIPQAVGAAYAAKRANANRIVICYFGEGAASEGDAHAGFNFAATLECPIIFFCRNNGYAISTPTSEQYRGDGIAARGPGYGIMSIRVDGNDVFAVYNATKEARRRAVAENQPFLIEAMTYRIGHHSTSDDSSAYRSVDEVNYWDKQDHPISRLRQYLLNQGWWDEEQEKAWRKQSRKKVMEAFEQAERKLKPNPSLLFSDVYQEMPAQLRRQQESLARHLQTYGEHYPLDHFDK